A single Parabacteroides timonensis DNA region contains:
- a CDS encoding RNA ligase family protein — MLSQKYGRTYHYPFSPGTTSDDRINHDYWEDIQQIETLVHTEKLDGENNCLSRSGIFARSHAAPTTSPWTSQLRERWELIKRDLGDIELFGENLYAVHSIEYEWLESYYYIFAVRHHDKWLSWEEVKFYAALFDFPTVPELAVTEVKELSQETLRQQIIGWAHEPSLFGSRDVLTEKDCTREGVVSRNINEYPVADFARNVFKYVRKGHVKTEEHWTRNWKRARLVWETNY; from the coding sequence ATGTTATCACAGAAATATGGTCGTACCTACCATTATCCGTTTTCACCCGGAACGACGAGCGACGACCGCATCAATCACGACTATTGGGAGGATATTCAACAGATAGAAACCCTGGTGCATACCGAGAAACTCGACGGAGAGAACAACTGTTTGAGCCGATCCGGCATCTTCGCCCGTTCGCACGCTGCACCGACAACCTCCCCCTGGACCAGCCAACTGCGTGAACGTTGGGAGCTGATCAAAAGGGATTTAGGCGACATCGAGCTATTCGGCGAAAATCTTTATGCCGTACATTCCATCGAATACGAATGGTTGGAGAGTTATTATTATATCTTTGCCGTACGTCACCACGACAAATGGCTTTCGTGGGAAGAGGTAAAGTTCTATGCAGCCCTGTTCGACTTTCCGACCGTTCCCGAACTAGCTGTCACAGAGGTGAAAGAGCTATCGCAAGAAACACTCCGCCAACAGATAATCGGTTGGGCGCACGAACCCAGCCTGTTTGGTTCGCGCGACGTACTGACGGAAAAGGATTGCACCCGCGAAGGAGTAGTCAGCCGGAATATCAACGAATATCCCGTTGCCGATTTTGCCCGTAACGTCTTTAAATATGTACGCAAGGGACACGTAAAAACCGAGGAACACTGGACGCGCAACTGGAAACGCGCCCGCTTGGTTTGGGAAACAAACTATTAA
- a CDS encoding helix-turn-helix transcriptional regulator, whose translation MPVNRNALIRYKTIDTCLRNRYRQWTLEDLIDACSDALYEYEGIDKGISRRTVQMDIQMMRSEKLGYNAPIIVYDNKYYTYEDPGYSITNTPLSEQDLKVMSEAVEVLRQFTGFSYFSGMGEIVSRLEDHVTSARQKTVPVIDFEKNENLKGLDYLDIIYHAIVDKQAISLKYRSFKARSASTFIFYPYLLKEYRNRWFVFGKKKGADGLFNLALDRIHYLEVLEKEHYRENNLFDMETFFDPVVGVTRNIGSKPQLVRFWVNPENAPYVQTKPIHKSQKQVEHSDDGSMVFEIEVIINQELQRELFGFADGIRVLSPQSLVDFMTRKLNQAAKRYE comes from the coding sequence ATGCCTGTTAACAGAAATGCCTTAATCCGTTATAAGACCATCGATACCTGTCTGCGCAACAGGTACCGGCAGTGGACATTGGAAGATCTGATCGATGCATGTTCGGATGCATTATATGAATATGAAGGAATAGATAAGGGCATAAGCAGGCGTACCGTTCAGATGGATATTCAAATGATGCGTAGCGAAAAACTGGGATATAACGCCCCGATTATCGTCTATGACAATAAATATTATACGTATGAAGATCCCGGGTACAGCATAACGAACACACCGCTTTCGGAACAAGACCTGAAGGTGATGTCGGAAGCTGTTGAGGTGCTGAGGCAATTTACGGGATTCTCTTATTTCTCGGGGATGGGGGAGATTGTCAGTCGTTTAGAGGACCATGTCACCTCTGCCCGCCAGAAAACGGTACCCGTTATTGACTTTGAAAAGAATGAAAACCTGAAAGGACTGGATTATCTGGACATTATTTATCATGCAATCGTAGATAAACAGGCTATCAGTCTGAAATACCGTTCTTTTAAAGCTCGGTCGGCTTCTACATTTATATTTTATCCGTATCTGCTGAAAGAGTATCGTAACCGCTGGTTTGTCTTCGGAAAGAAAAAGGGGGCTGATGGCCTTTTCAATCTGGCACTCGACCGTATTCATTATCTGGAGGTTTTGGAAAAGGAACACTATCGTGAGAATAACCTTTTTGACATGGAAACATTTTTTGATCCTGTGGTCGGCGTAACCCGTAATATCGGTTCCAAACCCCAGCTTGTCCGCTTCTGGGTGAATCCGGAGAATGCTCCTTACGTACAGACAAAGCCTATCCATAAAAGCCAGAAACAGGTCGAACATTCGGACGACGGTTCGATGGTATTTGAAATAGAAGTGATAATCAATCAGGAGCTGCAACGTGAGCTTTTTGGGTTTGCCGACGGTATCAGGGTTCTATCCCCACAATCTTTAGTCGATTTTATGACAAGAAAGTTGAACCAGGCAGCTAAACGGTATGAATAA
- a CDS encoding TROVE domain-containing protein: MKFNFLNTGKSKVTNHEGEQAYKLSPAWQLYTAAVTSGLSDSFYESASTRLEHIRNLIVHNDPEFVARLAVYTRTRMNLRSIPLVLAVELAGVHRGDQTVRKTVAGIIQRVDEITELLAYYQMANDRQAMKKLNKLSKQIQYGLEEAFNRFDEYQFAKYNRATEVKLRDALFLVHPKAKDEEQQQLFDKIVNGSLETPYTWETELSTLGQAKYPTEKARRDAFRHKWEELIDSGKVGYMALMRNLRNLLDAAVSEEHIAKVCRMLASPEAVRRSKQLPFRYLAAYREISKVKSVYAGCILDALEQAVSVSAASIKGFDSGTSVLLACDVSGSMQRAVSPKSSILAYDIGLMLAMLLKSRCQKAVTGMFGDSWKIINVPSQGVLANVDAFYRREGEVGYSTNGYLVLEDLLNRKERIDKIMIFTDCQLWNSRNDTKITAVWNKYKEISPDSRLYLFDLSGYGTTPLDIVRDDVFLIAGWSDKVFDILSAIDKGGDALSEINSIELGTPPA; encoded by the coding sequence ATGAAGTTCAATTTTTTAAATACAGGAAAAAGCAAGGTGACGAATCATGAAGGTGAACAGGCCTACAAGTTATCACCGGCCTGGCAGTTGTATACGGCCGCCGTTACTTCCGGATTGAGCGACAGTTTCTATGAAAGTGCCTCAACCAGGTTGGAGCATATCCGCAACCTGATTGTACATAACGACCCGGAGTTCGTGGCACGCCTTGCTGTCTACACTCGCACCCGGATGAATTTACGTTCCATACCGCTAGTTCTGGCGGTAGAGTTAGCAGGGGTCCACCGTGGCGACCAGACCGTACGCAAAACGGTTGCAGGCATCATACAGCGGGTCGACGAGATAACTGAATTGTTGGCTTATTATCAGATGGCAAACGACAGGCAGGCGATGAAAAAGCTGAACAAACTGTCGAAACAGATACAGTATGGACTGGAAGAGGCATTCAACCGCTTCGACGAATACCAGTTCGCAAAATACAACCGGGCTACGGAAGTCAAACTACGGGATGCCTTGTTTCTGGTTCACCCGAAGGCAAAAGATGAAGAACAGCAACAGTTGTTCGACAAGATTGTCAACGGTTCCCTGGAGACTCCTTACACCTGGGAGACTGAGTTGTCGACCCTGGGACAGGCTAAGTATCCGACGGAGAAAGCCCGTCGCGACGCTTTCCGCCACAAATGGGAAGAACTGATCGATAGTGGGAAAGTGGGCTATATGGCCCTGATGCGTAACCTGCGCAACCTGTTGGATGCAGCCGTTTCGGAAGAACATATCGCAAAGGTATGCCGTATGCTGGCATCACCGGAAGCCGTACGCCGCTCCAAACAGTTACCTTTCCGCTACCTGGCAGCCTACCGTGAGATATCGAAAGTAAAATCGGTTTACGCCGGCTGTATACTGGATGCGCTAGAACAGGCAGTTTCCGTTTCTGCCGCCAGCATAAAAGGGTTCGACTCCGGCACAAGCGTATTGCTGGCCTGCGACGTTTCAGGCTCCATGCAACGGGCAGTGTCGCCTAAGAGCAGCATCCTGGCATACGACATCGGGCTGATGCTGGCCATGCTCCTGAAGTCGCGCTGCCAAAAGGCGGTGACAGGGATGTTCGGCGACTCGTGGAAAATAATCAATGTTCCCTCCCAGGGCGTGCTGGCTAACGTAGACGCGTTCTACCGCCGTGAGGGAGAAGTGGGCTACTCCACCAACGGTTACCTGGTACTCGAAGATCTACTGAACCGCAAAGAACGGATCGATAAAATAATGATCTTCACCGACTGCCAGTTGTGGAACAGCCGGAACGATACGAAGATAACAGCCGTATGGAACAAGTATAAAGAGATATCCCCGGACAGCCGATTGTATTTGTTCGACCTGTCCGGCTACGGAACGACCCCGTTGGATATCGTTCGCGACGACGTTTTCCTGATAGCGGGCTGGTCTGACAAAGTATTCGACATACTGAGTGCCATAGATAAAGGGGGCGATGCGTTGTCTGAAATCAACAGTATCGAGCTAGGTACACCGCCTGCCTGA
- a CDS encoding RtcB family protein has translation MEIRTKDLSKIGYTNNVARSKAINIINRHCKHNSKEAILSLLSDLLEYPEKYKDNDVWRQLAEHFSPAVEENNFTTYDLADEPGVFRIYGKKYIDPLARQQMELAMRLPVAVAGALMPDAHAGYGLPIGGVLAVENAVIPYAVGVDIGCRMNMTVFDAKAESLKRYAHQIREALKEYTHFGMNGGLPFAQEHEVLDRKEFRQTPLLRMLQGKAVRQLGSSGGGNHFVEFGEMELAEDNVLNLPEGNYLALLSHSGSRGMGAAIARQYSDIAREVCKLPREAQHFAWLDLDSEAGQEYWMSMNLAGDYARACHEQIHHNLSKALGFKPLANVNNHHNFAWREEISPNRYAIVHRKGATPAGKGQPGLIPGSMATPGYLVCGRGAIESLSSASHGAGRAMSRQKAKEQFTQSAMKKLLSQAGVTLIGGSVEEMPLAYKDMERVMSAQESLVDIHGRFIPRIVRMNKE, from the coding sequence ATGGAAATACGGACAAAAGATTTAAGTAAGATAGGATATACCAACAACGTGGCACGCAGCAAAGCAATCAATATCATCAACAGACACTGTAAGCACAACAGCAAGGAAGCCATCCTCTCCCTGCTAAGCGACCTGTTGGAGTACCCCGAAAAGTATAAGGATAACGACGTTTGGAGACAACTGGCAGAACATTTCTCCCCTGCGGTTGAAGAAAATAACTTCACCACATACGACCTGGCGGACGAACCGGGAGTATTCAGGATATACGGGAAGAAGTACATCGACCCTCTTGCCAGGCAGCAAATGGAACTGGCGATGCGTCTGCCAGTAGCCGTTGCCGGTGCCCTGATGCCGGACGCACACGCCGGTTACGGGCTGCCGATCGGTGGTGTGCTGGCGGTTGAAAACGCTGTTATCCCCTATGCCGTAGGCGTAGATATCGGTTGCCGGATGAATATGACCGTCTTTGATGCTAAGGCGGAAAGCCTGAAACGCTATGCCCATCAGATCAGGGAAGCGCTGAAGGAATACACCCATTTCGGCATGAACGGAGGACTGCCGTTCGCACAGGAGCACGAGGTGCTAGACCGGAAAGAATTTCGGCAAACACCCCTGCTCCGCATGCTGCAAGGAAAGGCAGTGCGGCAGTTGGGATCATCGGGTGGCGGTAACCATTTCGTCGAGTTCGGCGAAATGGAGCTAGCGGAGGATAACGTCCTCAACCTGCCGGAAGGAAATTACCTGGCACTTCTCTCCCACTCCGGTTCGCGCGGTATGGGAGCAGCCATCGCCCGGCAGTACAGCGACATCGCCCGCGAAGTATGCAAACTGCCGCGCGAAGCCCAGCATTTTGCGTGGCTCGACCTCGACAGCGAAGCCGGACAAGAATACTGGATGAGCATGAACCTGGCAGGCGACTATGCCCGCGCCTGCCACGAACAGATACATCACAACCTGTCCAAAGCACTCGGTTTCAAGCCACTCGCCAACGTGAACAATCACCATAACTTCGCTTGGCGGGAAGAGATTTCACCCAACCGCTACGCCATCGTCCACCGTAAAGGAGCCACTCCTGCCGGAAAAGGGCAACCCGGACTGATCCCCGGCAGTATGGCTACTCCCGGTTACCTGGTCTGTGGACGTGGAGCCATCGAATCGCTCTCGTCCGCATCCCACGGAGCAGGCAGGGCGATGTCGAGACAGAAAGCCAAAGAGCAGTTCACACAATCCGCCATGAAAAAGCTCCTTTCGCAAGCGGGCGTGACACTGATCGGCGGAAGTGTCGAGGAAATGCCGTTGGCATATAAAGATATGGAACGGGTTATGTCCGCCCAGGAATCGCTCGTCGATATCCACGGCAGGTTCATACCCCGGATAGTAAGAATGAATAAAGAGTAA